The following proteins are co-located in the Odocoileus virginianus isolate 20LAN1187 ecotype Illinois unplaced genomic scaffold, Ovbor_1.2 Unplaced_Scaffold_18, whole genome shotgun sequence genome:
- the PLXNB3 gene encoding plexin-B3 isoform X5, whose protein sequence is MAPWCLLGARLLLVMPLLCLPPALTRVHHFSAPNTTLHHLALAPGQGALYVGAVNRLFQLSPELQLESVAITGPVLDSPDCVPFRDPAECPQAQLMDNTNQLLLVSGRARELVACGQVRQGVCEKRRLEDVAELLYRAEDPGDGQFVAANTLGVSTVGLVVSGPDQDLLLVARGLAGKLSAGVPPLTVRQLAGPQPFSSEGLGRLVVGDLSDYNNSYVAALADAQSAYFVFRRRGDRAQAEYRSYVARVCLRDANLYSYVEVPLSCRGHGLIQAAALAPGALLGAFAAGPRGVQAALCAFSLAELDASMERARRLCYTAGGRGPSGAEEATVEYGVTSRCVTLPPDSPESYPCGDEHTPSPIAGRQPVEAGPLLQLEHSISAVAALQADGQTIAFLGDVRGQLHKVFLNGTQGQVYHSQQVGTPGSAISPDLLVDSSSSHLYVLTSQQVTRIPVAACPQLLDCSSCLQAQDPLCGWCVLQGRCTRKSQCRRATQPNQWLWTYENSLCLHIQSVLPAYHPRQEQGQVTLLVPRLPTLAVDEYFHCAFGNYDSLAHVEGPQLACVTPPQDQLPLNPPGTDHITLPLVLMFEDVPVAATNFSFYDCGAVAALEAAAPCHACVGSLWRCHWCPQSSHCVYGERCPEGERTIYSTQEADTQVRGPRACPQVEGLVGPLLVPVGWESRLALRVQNLQHFQGLPASYHCWLELPGQLQRLPASLEEVAGDSGLIHCQAQQFQPSMVQRELPVPIYVTRGEGQRLDNARTLHVTLYDCAVGHPDCSHCQAANGSLGCLWCSHGQPACRYGPLCPPGAVEPLCPTPRIETVEPLTGPPEGGLVLTIQGSNLGRDFADVQDAVSVAGRPCRPEPSLYRISTRIVCVTSPAPNRTMGPIQVAIKGRPPGISTQYFTYQDPVLLSLSPQRGPQAGGTQLTIHGQHLQTGGNISAFVGSQPCPIQEPVCPEAIVCHTMPQAIPGDAVVRVVFGQAQRLLLASPFHYTANPQLVAAEPSVSFRGGGRLIRVRGTSLDVVQQPLLSVWLETSEGAAVKLQSQDPTPRSGCKAPAAAPQACIKLERGWLQCSSVCSINSSTLLLCRSPAVPDMASPRRVFFSLDNVHVDFASASGGQDFLYQPNPRLTPLHREGGPTGPYRLKPGHVLDVEGEGLNLAISKEEVRVHIGDGECLVKTLTLTHLYCEPPPRVPQPSNGSGTLLQFVVQMGNVRLALGPVQYEVEPVLSAFPVEAQVGLGIGAALLIAAVLLLTLMYRHKSKQALRDYQKVLVQLESLEIGVGDQCRKEFTDPGGSRPADLMTEMTDLSSDLEASGIPFVDYRTYAERVLFPGRGGGTLQPAVEGLGEEGHRAPVHQGLMQLSNLLNSKLFLLTLIHTLEGQPSFSQRDRCHVASLLSLALHSKLEYLTEIMRTLLSDLASHYVRKNPKLMLRRTETMAEKLLTNWVSICLYAFLREVAGEPMYMLLRAIQYQVDKGPVDAVTGKAKRTLNDSRLLREDVEFRALTLMVLAGPGPGGPSRSNVALHIPTRVLDTDTITQVKEKVLDQIYKGTPFSQRPSAHTLDLEWRSGLAGHLTLSDEDVTSVTQNRWKRLNTLQHYKVPDGATVRLIPQLHNGGGVISQSLAPNCPSGENTPMLEDSEEGGIRLWHLVKTPEEPEVAKARRSSLRDRDRERVRAKAIPEIYLTRLLSMKGTLQKFVDDTFQAILSVNRPVPIAVKYLFDFLDELAEKHSIEDPETLHIWKTNSLLLRFWVNTLKNPQLIFDVRVSDNVDAVLAVIAQTFMDSCTVSEHKVGRDSPVNKLLYAREIPRYKQMVERYYSDIRQSPPASYQEMNSALTELSGNYTSAPHCLQALQELYTHIHRYYDQIIGALEEDPVGQKMQLACRLQQIAALVENKVTDL, encoded by the exons TGCTGGGTGCCCGCCTGCTGCTCGTGATGCCGCTGCTGTGCCTGCCACCCGCCCTAACCAGGGTGCACCACTTCTCGGCGCCCAACACCACCCTCCACCACTTGGCGCTGGCACCAGGCCAGGGGGCGCTCTACGTGGGTGCGGTGAATCGCCTCTTCCAACTTAGCCCAGAGCTGCAGCTGGAGTCAGTGGCCATTACGGGTCCCGTCCTCGACAGCCCCGACTGCGTGCCCTTCAGGGACCCAGCCGAGTGCCCGCAGGCCCAGCTCATGGACAACACCAATCAGCTGCTGCTGGTCAGCGGGCGGGCCCGGGAGCTGGTGGCCTGCGGGCAGGTGCGGCAGGGCGTGTGCGAGAAGCGCCGGCTGGAGGACGTGGCAGAACTCCTCTACCGGGCCGAGGACCCAGGCGACGGGCAGTTCGTGGCCGCCAACACCCTGGGGGTGTCCACAGTTGGCCTGGTGGTGTCTGGACCCGACCAGGACCTCCTGCTGGTGGCCCGGGGCCTGGCGGGCAAGCTGTCAGCGGGGGTGCCACCCCTGACGGTGCGCCAGCTGGCCGGGCCACAGCCCTTCTCCAGCGAGGGCCTGGGCCGCCTGGTGGTGGGTGACCTCTCCGACTACAACAACAGCTATGTGGCGGCCCTCGCCGACGCCCAGTCGGCCTACTTTGTCTTTCGGCGCCGTGGGGACCGGGCACAGGCTGAGTATCGCTCGTACGTGGCCCGGGTCTGCCTGAGGGACGCCAACCTCTACTCCTACGTGGAGGTGCCCCTCAGCTGCCGGGGCCATGGGCTCATCCAGGCTGCCGCCCTTGCCCCAGGTGCCTTACTGGGGGCCTTTGCCGCCGGCCCGAGGGGGGTGCAGGCGGCCCTGTGCGCCTTTTCCCTGGCCGAGCTGGATGCCAGCATGGAGCGGGCCCGGCGCCTCTGCTACACGGCGGGTGGCCGGGGCCCCAGCGGTGCCGAGGAAGCCACCGTGGAATACGGTGTAACGTCGCGCTGTGTCACCCTGCCGCCC GACTCCCCGGAGTCATACCCCTGTGGTGATGAACACACGCCCAGCCCCATTGCAGGCCGCCAGCCCGTGGAGGCAGGGCCTCTGCTGCAGCTCGAACACTCCATCAGTGCTGTTGCGGCCCTCCAGGCAGATGGACAGACAATCGCCTTCCTGGGGGACGTCCGAGGTCAGCTGCACAAG GTCTTTCTCAATGGCACCCAAGGCCAGGTGTACCACTCACAGCAAGTGGGGACCCCGGGCTCGGCCATCAGCCCCGACCTGCTCgtggacagcagcagcagccacctcTACGTGCTGACGTCCCAGCAG GTGACCCGGATACCCGTGGCAGCCTGCCCACAGCTCCTGGACTGCAGCAGCTGCCTCCAGGCCCAGGACCCTCTGTGCGGCTGGTGTGTCCTGCAGGGCAG GTGTACCCGCAAGAGCCAATGCAGGCGGGCAACCCAGCCCAACCAGTGGCTGTGGACGTACGAGAACAGCCTCTGTCTGCACATCCAGAGTGTGCTACCGGCCTACCACCCCCGCCAGGAGCAGGGCCAG GTCACCTTATTGGTACCCCGGCTGCCCACCCTGGCTGTGGATGAATACTTCCATTGTGCCTTTGGCAACTATGACAGCTTGGCTCATGTGGAAGGGCCCCAGTTGGCCTGCGTCACCCCTCCCCAGGACCAGCTGCCACTGAACCCTCCAGGCACAG ACCACATCACCTTGCCCCTGGTCCTGATGTTCGAGGACGTGCCCGTGGCTGCCACCAACTTCTCCTTCTATGACTGTGGCGCAGTTGCAGCCCTGGAGGCAGCTGCCCC GTGCCATGCTTGTGTGGGCAGCCTCTGGCGCTGCCACTGGTGCCCCCAGAGCAGCCACTGTGTGTATGGAGAACGCTGTCCAGAGGGTGAGAGGACCATCTACAGCACCCAAGAG GCGGACACCCAGGTGCGTGGCCCGCGGGCTTGTCCTCAGGTCGAGGGCCTGGTGGGCCCCCTCCTGGTGCCGGTGGGCTGGGAGAGCCGTTTGGCCCTCCGCGTACAGAATCTTCAGCATTTCCAG GGCTTGCCTGCCTCCTACCACTGCTGGCTGGAGCTTCCCGGACAACTGCAGAGGCTGCCAGcgtccctggaggaggtggctgggGACTCGGGCCTCATTCATTGCCAGGCCCAGCAG TTCCAGCCCTCCATGGTCCAGCGGGAGCTCCCAGTGCCCATCTACGTCACCCGGGGCGAGGGCCAGCGGCTGGACAATGCCCGCACTCTTCATG TGACCCTGTACGACTGTGCCGTGGGCCACCCTGACTGCAGCCACTGCCAGGCAGCCAACGGGAGTCTGGGCTGCCTGTGGTGCAGCCATGGCCAGCCTGCCTGTCGCTATGGACCACTGTGCCCACCTGGAGCCGTGGAACCACTGTGTCCCACACCCAGGATCGAGACT GTTGAGCCCCTGACTGGCCCCCCTGAGGGCGGATTGGTCCTCACCATCCAGGGCTCCAACCTGGGCAGGGACTTTGCCGACGTGCAGGACGCCGTGAGCGTGGCCGGCCGGCCCTGCAGGCCTGAGCCATCTCTCTACCGCATCTCAACCCG GATCGTGTGTGTCACATCGCCTGCCCCCAACCGCACGATGGGGCCAATCCAAGTGGCCATCAAGGGGCGGCCCCCAGGCATCTCAACCCAGTACTTCACCTACCAG GACCCTGTCCTGCTGAGCCTGAGTCCCCAGCGGGGCCCCCAGGCAGGGGGAACCCAGCTCACCATCCACGGACAGCACCTCCAAACAGGAGGCAACATCAGCGCCTTTGTGGGCAGCCAACCCTGCCCTAT CCAGGAGCCGGTGTGTCCTGAGGCCATCGTGTGCCACACCATGCCCCAGGCTATCCCAGGAGACGCGGTGGTCCGAGTGGTCTTCGGCCAGGCCCAGCGCTTGCTACTCGCCAGCCCCTTCCACTATACTGCCAACCCCCAGCTTGTGGCAGCTGAGCCCAGTGTCAGCTTCCGGGG GGGCGGGCGGTTGATCCGAGTCAGGGGCACGAGCCTGGACGTGGTACAGCAGCCCCTGCTATCCGTGTGGCTGGAGACCTCGGAGGGGGCGGCTGTGAAGCTGCAGTCCCAGGACCCAACCCCAAGGAGCGGCTGCAAGGCTCCAGCTGCTGCCCCCCAGGCTTGTATCAAGCTGGAGCGGGGCTGGCTGCAG TGCTCCAGCGTGTGCTCCATCAACTCGTCCACCCTCCTCCTCTGCCGGAGCCCCGCGGTGCCAGACATGGCGAGCCCCCGGCGGGTCTTCTTCAGCCTGGACAACGTGCATGTGGATTTTGCAAGCGCCAGTGGGGGCCAGGACTTCCTGTACCAGCCCAACCCTCGGCTGACCCCCCTCCACCGCGAGGGTGGGCCCACTGGCCCCTACCGCCTCAAGCCAGGCCACGTGCTCGATGTGGAG GGAGAGGGCCTCAACCTGGCCATCAGCAAGGAGGAAGTCCGCGTGCACATCGGTGATGGCGAGTGCCTGGTGAAGACACTAACGCTCACCCACCTGTACTGTGAGCCGCCCCCCCGGGTCCCACAGCCCAGCAACGGCTCGGGCACCCTGCTGCAGTTTGTG gtGCAAATGGGCAACGTGCGCCTGGCACTGGGCCCAGTCCAGTACGAGGTGGAACCCGTGCTGTCTGCCTTCCCCGTGGAGGCCCAGGTGGGCCTGGGCATAGGTGCAGCCCTGCTGATCGCTGCCGTGCTCCTCCTGACCCTCATGTACAG GCACAAGAGCAAGCAAGCCCTGCGAGACTACCAGAAGGTTCTGGTGCAGCTGGAGAGCCTGGAGATCGGCGTGGGTGACCAGTGCCGCAAGGAGTTCacag ACCCAGGTGGCTCCCGGCCTGCAGACCTGATGACAGAGATGACTGACCTCAGCAGCGACCTGGAGGCCAGCGGGATCCCCTTTGTGGACTACCGCACCTACGCCGAGCGGGTCCTCTTCCCCGGGCGTGGTGGTGGCACCCTGCAGCCGGCCGTCGAGGGGCTGGGCGAAGAGGGTCACCGTGCACCCGTGCACCAGGGCCTCATGCAGCTCTCCAACCTACTCAACAGCAAGCTCTTCCTCCTGACC CTCATCCACACCCTGGAGGGGCAACCCAGCTTCTCACAGCGGGACCGCTGCCACGTGGCCTCGCTGCTGTCCCTGGCACTGCACAGCAAACTCGAGTACCTGACCGAGATCATGAGGACGCTGCTCAGTGACCTGGCCTCCCATTACGTGCGCAAGAACCCCAAGCTCATGCTACGCAG GACGGAGACCATGGCGGAGAAGCTGCTCACCAATTGGGTGTCCATCTGCCTGTACGCCTTCCTGAGG GAGGTGGCTGGTGAACCAATGTACATGCTCCTCCGGGCCATCCAGTACCAGGTGGATAAGGGCCCCGTGGACGCGGTGACAGGCAAGGCAAAACGAACCCTGAACGACAGCCGCCTACTGCGGGAGGACGTGGAATTCCGGGCCCTGACGCTGATGGTGCTGGCCGGCCCGGGGCCAGGCGGGCCATCAAGGAGCAACGTAGCACTGCACATCCCCACCCGGGTGCTCGACACGGACACGATCACTCAGGTCAAGGAGAAGGTGTTGGATCAGATCTACAAGGGCACCCCGTTTTCCCAGAGGCCCTCGGCGCACACCCTGGATCTCG AGTGGCGCTCGGGCCTGGCGGGTCACCTCACCCTGTCAGATGAGGACGTGACGTCAGTGACTCAGAACCGCTGGAAGAGACTCAACACCCTGCAGCACTACAAG gtcCCAGATGGAGCCACGGTGAGGCTCATCCCCCAGCTGCACAACGGAGGAGGTgtcatctcccagagcctggccCCCAACTGCCCATCGGGGGAGA ACACCCCCATGCTGGAGGATAGCGAGGAGGGTGGGATCCGTCTGTGGCACCTGGTGAAAACCCCCGAGGAGCCGGAGGTGGCCAAGGCACGGCGGAGCAGCCTGAGGGACCGGGACCGGGAGCGAGTGCGGGCCAAGGCCATCCCGGAGATCTACCTGACACGCCTGCTGTCCATGAAG GGCACGCTGCAGAAGTTTGTCGATGACACCTTCCAAGCCATCCTCAGCGTTAACCGGCCCGTGCCCATCGCCGTCAAGTACCTGTTTGACTTCCTGGATGAGCTGGCCGAGAAACACAGCATTGAGGACCCAGAGACCTTGCACATCTGGAAGACGAACAG CCTGTTGCTGCGGTTCTGGGTGAACACCTTGAAGAACCCGCAGCTCATCTTTGACGTGCGGGTGTCAGACAACGTGGACGCGGTCCTCGCCGTCATCGCCCAGACCTTCATGGACTCCTGCACAGTCTCGGAGCATAAAGTGGGCCGG GATTCCCCAGTGAACAAACTGCTCTACGCCCGGGAGATCCCTCGCTACAAGCAGATGGTAGAGAG ATACTACTCTGATATCCGCCAGAGCCCTCCAGCAAGCTACCAGGAGATGAACTCGGCTCTTACTGAGCTCTCGGGG AATTACACTTCGGCTCCCCACTGCCTGCAAGCTCTGCAAGAACTCTACACCCACATCCACAGGTACTACGACCAG ATCATTGGTGCCCTGGAGGAAGACCCTGTGGGCCAGAAGATGCAACTGGCCTGCCGCCTACAGCAGATCGCTGCGCTGGTAGAGAACAAGGTGACCGATCTGTGA